In Streptomyces sp. P3, one DNA window encodes the following:
- a CDS encoding 2-hydroxyacid dehydrogenase, with translation MSADVWLPIPPQEIEGLPQGPDYRFWNGEQDFPADPADCAFYVVPYMKAPEVGQRPLPAMSSLEVVQTLSAGIDHVEPALGALPAGVRLCNARGVHEASTAELTLTLVLASLRGVPDFVRAQERGEWLGGFRPALADKNVLIVGYGSIGSAIEDRLVPFEVARVARVARSWRTTARGPVHPIAELPALLPDADVVILCTPLNETTRGLVDAGFLARMKDGALLVNVARGGVVDTEALLAELESGRLTAALDVTDPEPLPPGHRLWSAPGVLVSPHVGGPTSAFRPRAERLLADQLRRFVNREPLRNVILTTGAPTGT, from the coding sequence ATGAGTGCTGACGTATGGCTGCCCATCCCCCCGCAAGAGATCGAGGGCCTCCCGCAGGGCCCGGACTACCGCTTCTGGAACGGAGAGCAGGACTTCCCGGCGGATCCCGCCGACTGCGCCTTCTACGTCGTCCCCTACATGAAGGCCCCCGAGGTCGGGCAGCGGCCCCTGCCCGCGATGAGCTCCCTGGAGGTCGTGCAGACCCTGTCCGCCGGCATCGACCACGTGGAGCCGGCCCTCGGAGCGCTGCCTGCCGGAGTACGGCTCTGCAACGCGCGCGGGGTGCACGAGGCGAGCACGGCCGAGCTCACGCTCACCCTGGTCCTCGCCTCGTTGCGCGGGGTCCCCGACTTCGTCCGGGCCCAGGAGCGGGGGGAGTGGCTCGGCGGCTTCCGGCCGGCGCTCGCCGACAAGAACGTGCTCATCGTCGGATACGGCTCCATCGGCTCCGCCATCGAGGACCGGCTCGTGCCCTTCGAGGTGGCGCGGGTGGCGCGCGTCGCGCGCTCGTGGCGCACGACGGCGCGCGGCCCCGTGCACCCGATCGCCGAACTGCCCGCCCTGCTCCCCGACGCTGACGTCGTGATCCTCTGCACGCCCCTGAACGAGACCACCCGCGGCCTCGTCGACGCCGGGTTCCTGGCCCGGATGAAGGACGGCGCGCTGCTCGTCAACGTGGCCCGCGGCGGGGTCGTCGACACCGAGGCGCTGCTCGCGGAACTGGAGAGCGGCCGGCTGACCGCGGCGCTGGACGTCACCGACCCCGAGCCGCTGCCCCCGGGGCACCGCCTGTGGAGCGCGCCGGGCGTACTAGTGAGCCCCCACGTCGGCGGACCCACCTCAGCCTTCCGGCCCCGGGCCGAGCGCCTGCTGGCCGACCAGTTGCGCCGCTTCGTGAACCGCGAGCCGCTGCGCAACGTGATCCTCACGACGGGTGCCCCGACCGGAACGTGA